Within the Quadrisphaera sp. RL12-1S genome, the region CGTCGCGGGTGACCACCACCTGCGCCGTGCCCGTCCACGCGCCCTGGTCGGCGGTGAGCGGCCGCAGCGCGGCGGTGGACACCACCGGGCCCGCCGTCGGGTCCGCCGCGCCGCCGGAGTCCCGGGCGCGGGAGGCGACGAGCGCCCCCGACGCCGCCCCGACCACCAGCGCCAGCCCGGCGGCGCCCAGGAGCACGGGCGTCGACCAGCGCTGCCGCGACCGCTGCACCGGCAGCCCCGCGACCACCGTCGACGACGACGACGGCGACGACGACGTCCGACCCGCCCCCGCCGGGCGCGCGGTCACCGGCTCCCCCACCGGGTCCACCCCGGGGACGGTGCGCGCCCCGGCGGAGCCGGCCCGCGCCGGGGTGCCCGCGTCGTCGTCGAGGGAGCGCAGCACCGCCGCCGGGTCCGGCGCGGAGCGCACGCCGGTGGCCGCCGCGATGCCCTCCCACACCGACGGCGGGGGCAGGCGGCGCGCCGGTCCGTCAGCGGACGGCGCCACCGCGGCGCTCAGCGCCGCGAGCTCCTCCGTGCACGCCGCGCAGGCCGCCACGTGGGAGCGCACGTCCTCGAGGCGGTCGTCGTCGGGCGCGACGGCCAGCATCG harbors:
- a CDS encoding anti-sigma factor, which gives rise to MAPPDPTAAHPGTGELAMLAVAPDDDRLEDVRSHVAACAACTEELAALSAAVAPSADGPARRLPPPSVWEGIAAATGVRSAPDPAAVLRSLDDDAGTPARAGSAGARTVPGVDPVGEPVTARPAGAGRTSSSPSSSSTVVAGLPVQRSRQRWSTPVLLGAAGLALVVGAASGALVASRARDSGGAADPTAGPVVSTAALRPLTADQGAWTGTAQVVVTRDDGRGRRVLVTTSGLPTVQGAAYEVWLLDTSTGGLVSLGALTEGHSPQGGYVLPDGVDLARFSEVDVSTEPLDGQVGHSGVSELRGALTSDAPASTVSA